The following proteins are co-located in the Pochonia chlamydosporia 170 chromosome 6, whole genome shotgun sequence genome:
- a CDS encoding nitrosoguanidine resistance protein SNG1 (similar to Metarhizium robertsii ARSEF 23 XP_007826119.1), whose amino-acid sequence MQLVTKHYPRAQDNRLPYSHPLLKASRPKLLKAAAINFIILQLLFFALFCYLFGSLYQQGPRTHSMKIVWVDYDGGVIGEAVRNAYNSLRSQTFPTLVERPSSEYPSTNSLYEAVCNTDYWAALYTVSGSSVNLGLTIAGLNTTQYNQSNVLAYIWNEARYPTIVDSAISSNMNALSNAAQIAYITLNGTEALPTIPPNNPAALSAFTNPWVLSSIDIKPTVQGSRAVYNTIVIVLILLEDFFFLATVNGLYAQFKVYTRALPSIIILIREMISITYTMVGAMLIAAAIWAFKADWEVSGTQFALTWLTLWLFAHVNFLMLDVFTIWIPPVYVPMALVTWVITNVTSIIIPFTLSNPFYRVGYALPAHSVYEVLIDIWSGGCNPHLYFALPILFSYEVVGTIFTSLGVYRRCHMAVIAEEAAIAAASLRRRASLKAAPDQEMRFVPERRDSERPHTAESIESRISEEDNGQPADSTAADSEALERERTRREEEAEQSALEIQRLETRASRASNFPAFRLLGSHDSDDD is encoded by the coding sequence ATGCAGCTTGTTACAAAGCACTATCCTCGTGCGCAGGATAACAGGCTGCCGTATTCGCACCCACTGCTGAAGGCCAGTCGACCTAAACTCTTGAAGGCGGCCGCTATaaacttcatcatcctgcagctgctcttctttgcgCTCTTCTGCTACCTCTTTGGGTCATTGTATCAACAAGGGCCGCGTACCCATAGCATGAAGATAGTTTGGGTAGACTATGATGGCGGTGTCATCGGAGAGGCTGTGCGTAATGCCTACAACTCACTGCGATCTCAAACTTTCCCCACGCTAGTTGAGCGGCCAAGCTCCGAATATCCTTCAACGAATTCGCTGTACGAAGCTGTTTGCAATACGGATTACTGGGCCGCGCTGTACACAGTATCGGGGTCATCTGTTAACCTAGGTCTCACCATCGCAGGATTAAACACAACACAATACAACCAATCAAATGTACTTGCATATATTTGGAACGAAGCCAGATATCCAACAATCGTGGATAGCGCCATTTCCAGCAACATGAACGCTCTGTCCAACGCAGCGCAAATTGCATATATCACTCTCAATGGGACTGAGGCATTGCCAACAATCCCTCCGAACAACCCAGCTGCCCTCAGTGCTTTCACTAACCCTTGGGTCCTCTCATCTATCGATATCAAACCCACTGTACAAGGCTCACGCGCAGTATACAACACCATCGTCATTGTGCTCATCTTGCTGGAGGATTTCTTTTTCCTGGCCACCGTCAACGGACTCTACGCACAATTCAAAGTTTATACCCGAGCTCTGCCGTCAATCATCATTCTCATACGTGAAATGATATCCATCACATACACCATGGTTGGTGCAATGCTCATTGCCGCGGCTATATGGGCCTTTAAAGCGGACTGGGAGGTGTCGGGAACACAGTTTGCCCTCACTTGGTTGACCTTGTGGCTGTTTGCGCACGTCAACTTTCTCATGCTCGACGTTTTCACCATTTGGATACCTCCAGTCTATGTGCCCATGGCTCTGGTCACCTGGGTTATAACCAACGTCACCTCAATTATTATACCATTCACCTTGTCAAACCCCTTCTACCGGGTGGGATACGCTCTCCCTGCGCATTCTGTCTACGAAGTCCTCATAGATATCTGGTCTGGCGGCTGTAACCCCCATTTGTACTTTGCTCTTCCCATATTGTTCTCCTATGAGGTAGTGGGTACGATCTTCACCTCTCTGGGGGTATACAGGCGATGTCATATGGCCGTCATCGCAGAAGAGGCCGCAATAGCGGCGGCATCACTACGCAGGAGAGCATCACTCAAAGCGGCACCGGATCAGGAAATGCGTTTCGTACCGGAAAGGCGAGATTCAGAGCGCCCCCACACTGCGGAAAGCATCGAGAGCCGCATCTCAGAGGAGGATAATGGGCAACCTGCAGACTCGACTGCCGCGGATAGTGAGGCCTTGGAGCGGGAACGGACGAgaagggaggaggaggccgagcagtCTGCCTTGGAAATCCAAAGACTGGAAACCCGGGCGTCGCGCGCGTCAAACTTTCCTGCGTTTCGACTATTGGGGTCTCATGATAGTGACGATGACTGA
- a CDS encoding cysteine-rich secretory protein family domain-containing protein, with translation MRLSILLSLAASTLVVSIGVPPGRDASINREARHGRGWTLEPPPKVTPFRGACRQSTDTSLVQSQNRPNANKTLDLSSEERKLHKLINDYRAEHKLAPVPLSYKLSQVAQAHAYDLAMHYSGGPEGKCNLHSWSAKGKWSPCCYTGDHKEAACMWRKPREIAGYNSEGFEIAYSASVGATADGGVNAWKGSPAHNDVMINRGPWAQMTWKAMGTGVYKQFAVAWFGKLEDVAPVVEA, from the exons ATGCGTCTGTCAATACTCCTCAGCCTCGCGGCCAGCACACTTGTCGTGTCAATAGGCGTCCCACCCGGCCGAGACGCAAGCATCAATAGAGAAGCTCGCCATGGACGAGGGTGGACTCTCGAACCACCACCCAAGGTCACGCCATTCAGGGGAGCATGTAGACAGTCAACCGACACAA GCCTCGTCCAATCCCAGAACCGGCCAAATGCGAACAAAACCCTTGATCTCAGTTCAGAGGAGAGGAAGCTCCACAAACTCATCAACGACTATCGCGCCGAACACAAATTAGCACCGGTTCCCCTCTCTTATAAGCTCTCGCAAGTCGCCCAGGCGCACGCATACGATCTTGCTATGCACTATTCCGGCGGCCCCGAGGGGAAATGCAACCTCCACAGCTGGTCGGCCAAGGGGAAATGGTCGCCGTGCTGCTACACCGGTGATCACAAGGAGGCTGCCTGCATGTGGAGGAAGCCCAGGGAGATTGCTGGCTACAACAGCGAAGGCTTTGAGATTGCGTATTCTGCGAGCGTTGGTGCCACGGCCGACGGTGGAGTTAATGCTTGGAAGGGGAGTCCGGCTCATAACGACGTGATGATTAACCGTGGCCCGTGGGCGCAGATGACCTGGAAAGCCATGGGGACTGGTGTCTACAAACAGTTTGCCGTCGCGTGGTTTGGTAAGCTGGAAGATGTGGCTCCAGTCGTCGAAGCATAG
- a CDS encoding short chain dehydrogenase domain-containing protein — MGINVLYILAAIAAIGAGTLVLFGKPARKFISFHFRTPTEPLQKYKWADHALIAGGSTGIGLGIAKELVKHGFAVFLTGNVSDELQAAKASIQSATPGARVTCVIVDAVNASANQIDGIADIFRGLRVSILVNNVGETLGQSGRHSAAGGDAMSHSDRISRFTARLTIAMLPLLSQGRSRYTGGLVFNILDQGVAMPYSAMYDATTAFSHRPKITNIFWELKDALEGGQIHYLDVAPGDLLSQRNSKYAASKAEYVGKRVILNVDEALKQSSRAICPYWWHDLKWRWMSWMKKDVLDREEVKTIGIKRDGWDAYAEDME; from the coding sequence ATGGGGATCAATGTTCTGTATATTTTGGCGGCCATAGCAGCCATCGGCGCCGGAACACTCGTGCTCTTCGGAAAGCCAGCTAGGAAATTTATCTCATTCCACTTCCGCACTCCAACCGAGCCACTGCAAAAGTACAAATGGGCCGATCACGCCCTCATCGCAGGAGGCAGTACCGGAATTGGCTTGGGCATCGCAAAGGAACTAGTTAAACACGGATTTGCCGTTTTCCTAACAGGAAATGTATCTGACGAGCTGCAAGCTGCGAAAGCATCCATCCAATCCGCTACACCAGGCGCCCGGGTCACATGCGTCATCGTCGACGCCGTCAATGCCTCAGCTAACCAGATAGACGGCATAGCGGACATATTTCGGGGCTTAAGAGTGTCCATATTGGTAAATAACGTCGGGGAAACCCTTGGACAATCAGGCAGACATTCTgccgctggtggtgatgctaTGAGCCATAGCGACCGGATTTCGAGATTTACGGCACGTCTTACGATCGCCATGCTGCCTCTATTATCCCAAGGACGATCAAGGTACACAGGCGGGCTTGTGTTCAATATTTTAGACCAAGGAGTAGCCATGCCATACAGTGCCATGTACGACGCCACTACGGCATTTAGTCACAGACCTAAAATCACTAATATTTTTTGGGAGCTGAAGGATGCTCTAGAGGGAGGCCAAATACATTATTTAGACGTTGCTCCCGGCGACCTGCTCTCCCAGAGAAACAGTAAATATGCGGCGTCAAAAGCGGAATATGTTGGCAAGCGAGTTATTCTCAATGTAGATGAGGCACTAAAACAGAGTTCAAGGGCTATTTGTCCGTATTGGTGGCATGATTTAAAATGGAGGTGGAtgagttggatgaagaaagACGTGTTGGATCGCGAGGAGGTCAAGACTATTGGCATAAAGAGGGATGGTTGGGACGCCTATGCCGAGGATATGGAGTAG
- a CDS encoding DJ-1/PfpI family protein (similar to Metarhizium robertsii ARSEF 23 XP_007816652.1) produces MAAPPSPPTSYGVLLYPGFEVLDVAGPIECLNTLVDNLPNTSLTLSVIGRPIDHDHPQVPMPLTPANPGDESSENSNATNNFKFKATQIYQPSHTFDTAPPLDVLIIGGGWGSFPMERVEPEMAFLKKVFPSLRYLFTVCTGSAIAAKAGLLDGLRATSNKANWKDVVECGPKTHWVAQARWVVSDKVWTSSGVSAGTDGMIAFLKEIYPEEQHPGLVQAVIDNMEYRWESDCSNDPFAAVFGAQDVPPQI; encoded by the coding sequence ATGGCGGCGCCACCATCTCCTCCCACATCATACGGTGTCCTTCTCTACCCCGGATTCGAGGTTCTCGACGTCGCCGGGCCGATCGAATGCCTCAACACACTCGTAGACAATCTACCGAATACCAGTTTAACTTTGTCCGTCATCGGGCGCCCGATTGACCATGACCATCCACAGGTGCCCATGCCGTTGACACCGGCGAATCCTGGCGACGAGTCATCTGAGAACTCCAACGCCACAAACAActtcaagttcaaggccACTCAAATATACCAGCCTTCCCACACTTTCGACACTGCACCACCGCTAGATGTCTTGATCAtcggtggtggttggggCAGCTTCCCGATGGAAAGGGTCGAGCCGGAGATGGCTTTCTTAAAGAAAGTCTTCCCATCGCTTCGGTATCTCTTCACCGTTTGCACCGGCTcggccattgctgccaaagCCGGGCTGCTCGACGGTCTTCGTGCAACTTCCAACAAGGCTAACTGGAAAGACGTCGTCGAATGTGGCCCCAAAACTCACTGGGTAGCGCAAGCTCGATGGGTGGTGTCAGATAAGGTGTGGACATCTTCTGGTGTGAGTGCCGGGACAGATGGAATGATTGCGTTTCTGAAGGAGATTTACCCAGAAGAGCAGCACCCGGGCTTGGTGCAGGCAgtcattgacaacatggaGTATAGGTGGGAGTCGGACTGTTCGAATGATCCGTTTGCTGCTGTTTTTGGAGCACAGGATGTGCCGCCTCAAATTTAG
- a CDS encoding pectate lyase superfamily protein domain-containing protein, which translates to MSSEDLEGYFDVKKFGATGNGIDNDSIAIQKAIDAAQAKGGVVWFPPGTYLIGPGPRSDRGIFITAPVILAGTGAGTPFGIPPQTDHISTAGSKLFVTNTDIIPIWITGQGTVVRDLAIYHQQDDPQPGKKWKPLPYPQAIYAYGADIRLENIFLRNPTTGIACTNTGRLSVNRLFGQPLETGIRLDNLQDTTRIDNVHFWRYWSSDPAVSEYMFEQAVGIKSYRNDNPMFSNIFTIGYNIGFLFSKGDNPLAGDSLQITSKFKILNADNDGGYIGIKVDGPNTTGQIVNYSFQGYKESETGIHIQAPGSVIQATNVRLTLTGANAVRVSGQLAHLLIDNIWVEAWDQSGKGFPGIEAVDDGAVVSVGFNRYFYPLQSSRRVGGQGTVALAGPILPGINS; encoded by the coding sequence ATGAGTTCAGAAGACCTCGAAGGATACTTTGACGTCAAGAAATTTGGCGCAACCGGAAATGGCATCGACAACGACTCTATCGCGATTCAAAAGGCAATAGACGCGGCACAAGCCAAAGGCGGCGTGGTTTGGTTTCCTCCCGGAACTTACCTTATCGGCCCTGGTCCTCGTTCCGATCGTGGAATATTTATAACCGCTCCAGTGATCCTCGCAGGTACCGGTGCAGGAACTCCATTCGGTATCCCTCCACAAACAGATCACATCAGTACCGCCGGCTCCAAACTGTTTGTTACAAACACGGACATCATTCCGATCTGGATCACCGGCCAAGGCACCGTGGTACGAGACCTAGCAATCTACCATCAACAAGACGATCCCCAGCCTGGAAAGAAGTGGAAGCCCTTGCCATATCCGCAGGCTATTTACGCATATGGTGCCGATATACGCTTAGAAAACATCTTCCTGAGAAATCCTACAACAGGCATTGCATGCACAAACACGGGCCGTTTGTCAGTAAATCGACTATTTGGTCAACCTCTCGAAACGGGCATCCGGCTCGACAACTTGCAAGACACGACTAGGATTGATAATGTCCACTTTTGGCGATATTGGAGCTCGGATCCCGCAGTAAGTGAATACATGTTTGAACAAGCTGTGGGCATCAAGAGCTATCGCAACGATAATCCCATGTTTTCCAACATTTTCACAATTGGATACAACATTGGGTTTCTATTCAGCAAAGGAGACAACCCGCTTGCAGGAGACAGCCTTCAAATCACCAGCAAATTCAAGATACTAAACGCAGATAATGACGGCGGTTATATAGGCATCAAGGTTGACGGCCCAAACACAACGGGCCAGATTGTCAATTACTCCTTCCAGGGGTACAAGGAATCAGAAACAGGCATCCACATTCAAGCACCTGGATCCGTTATCCAAGCAACGAATGTGCGCCTCACACTGACCGGAGCCAATGCTGTACGTGTTTCGGGCCAACTCGCACATTTGCTTATAGACAACATTTGGGTCGAAGCTTGGGATCAGAGTGGCAAAGGATTCCCAGGTATTGAGGCTGTAGATGACGGTGCAGTCGTTTCCGTTGGTTTTAACCGATATTTTTATCCATTGCAAAGCTCGAGGCGTGTTGGTGGTCAAGGCACCGTCGCCCTTGCTGGACCGATCTTACCGGGAATCAATTCATGA
- a CDS encoding MFS transporter (similar to Neosartorya fischeri NRRL 181 XP_001257950.1): MEQSLRAEKSSDVGGTNATSSGSDSSIRHDASADARIRRKLDRHMMPLFFVLYMLAFLDRGNIGNAQIAGMGKALHLSSSEYAWFATIFYITYIVFEFSLLFWKLYPPHLVGAIVVFGWGLMGTVQAAAQNWGGMMAIRFLLGAFEAAYAPGIIYLLSFFYLRHEVGFRCGLFASAAPLASTFAGALAYGITSSQGSSLANWRLLFLVEGLATVVMAPVAYYFIPDSPDKARFLNAEEKQIVKRRAMRQVGSEPSARIGGLNAKEFLLTLIDYKAWFVSLMYFAGNVSYASLPVYLPSILNAMGYSSINAQGLSAPPYFIAFLFALITTYVADRTQQRGLMLICTSLVGGIGYILLATVQTVGVRYFAVFLAAAGVFSTIPNILAWTLNNQGSDTRRGANLVLINVVGQCGSVLSSRIYPIEEGPRFVKGQSICAAFMFFATLLAFILRSCLVWENRRLARKYEKSDETNTTAVENYGPNFRYVL; this comes from the exons ATGGAACAGAGTTTGAGAGCTGAGAAGAGCAGTGACGTCGGCGGCACCAACGCGACAAGTTCCGGATCCGACAGCTCAATCCGACATGATGCTTCTGCCGACGCTCGCATTCGGAGGAAACTCGACAGACATATGATGCCCTTGTTCTTCGTTCTCT ACATGTTAGCCTTCCTTGATCGAGGGAATATTGGCAATGCGCAAATCGCAGGCATGGGAAAGGCGCTTCACTTAAGCAGCAGTGAGTACGCCTGGTTTGCAACCATTTTCTACATCACATATATCGTCTTTGAGTTTTCGCTGCTCTTCTGGAAGCTCTATCCACCGCACCTGGTCGGCGCAATCGTGGTATTCGGATG GGGTCTCATGGGTACGGTGCAAGCCGCTGCGCAAAATTGGGGTGGAATGATGGCAATTCGCTTTTTGCTCGGAGCTTTTGAAGCTGCCTATGC TCCCGGTATCATTTATCTTCTTTCATTCTTCTACCTCAGACATGAAGTCGGATTCCGATGTGGTCTCTTCGCATCCGCTGCACCACTTGCGTCCACCTTCGCCGGAGCCCTCGCATACGGCATcacaagcagccaaggttCTAGTCTCGCCAATTGGcgcttgctcttcttggtcgaGGGCCTTGCGACGGTTGTCATGGCTCCCGTTGCTTATTACTTTATTCCCGATTCACCAGACAAAGCAAGATTTCTCAACGCCGAAGAAAAGCAGATTGTTAAGCGCCGTGCAATGCGACAAGTTGGGTCAGAACCTAGCGCTCGAATCGGAGGGTTGAATGCCAAGGAGTTCCTGCTGACATTAATTGACTATAAGGCATGGTTTGTATCC TTGATGTACTTTGCCGGCAACGTCAGTTACGCCAGTTTACCAGTTTATCTGCCCAGTATTTTAAACGCCATGGGATATAGCAGCATCAATGCTCAGGGACTCAGCGCGCCGCCATATTTCATCGCCTTCTTGTTTGCCCTCATCACGACATACGTGGCTGATAGAACCCAGCAGCGTGGTCTCATGCTGATTTGCACGTCCCTGGTTGGTGGTATCGGCTACATTCTCCTGGCAACTGTGCAAACGGTGGGTGTGCGGTACTTTGCAGTATTTCTCGCCGCAGCCGGGGTTTTCTCGACAATTCCTAACATTCTTGCCTGGACGCTGA ATAACCAAGGCTCTGATACCCGCCGCGGTGCCAATCTTGTTCTCATCAACGTTGTTGGACAATGCGGCTCCGTTTTGTCTTCACGTATCTATCCAATCGAAGAAGGCCCTCGGTTTGTCAAGGGGCAGTCCATCTGTGCTGCGTTCATGTTCTTTGCTACGCTGCTTGCCTTCATTTTGCGATCTTGCCTGGTGTGGGAAAATAGAAGACTTGCTCGCAAGTACGAGAAATCAGACGAGACAAACACCACCGCGGTGGAGAACTACGGACCAAATTTTCGATATGTGCTGTAA
- a CDS encoding peptide transporter MTD1 (similar to Neosartorya fischeri NRRL 181 XP_001262728.1) has protein sequence MATDNVVFDGSSPVEGKVVAVPSHEINEKNAHGSESKIAAKGNELDYEINAAPTLSDGEEPEKSSDNEDAIIVTGFDAAQHLLPLRDDFEPALTFRSIFLASCLSAFQAVMSQIYSFKPTQVTISGTFIVLIAYFVGNAWATFLPRGDHQEARWRQRNGQGNLPLWIKIVRFINPGPWNLKEHAVCSITATSASNAAASITVFTAQDLFYDLPLSPTTIVLSVISIGLFGYGICGVLRPICVWHVESVFWSSLPTVKTLQGLHWQELKSSKPLRVFWYSFIGMGVYEFFPAYIFPWLNSVSIPCLASMHAAGDKAAILTNLFGGATNNEGLGLFTLSLDWQYITSFQTSLPLKLQLHQATGFFVCFIAMLGIYYTNAWDAKSQPFMSTRLRTEAGKAYPTAKVFVGGILDKTALAKYGIPRLTGSFAYAMFMANAAIGALIAHCALFWGKDFVKAYKSARAGRYDDRHHVHMVKHYKEAPWWWYIIVLVFSFVLGLVVVIKENVTLPVWAYVVALLVGCIIAPLSTLLLARFGNGIATNNLSKMLAGLMIPERPIGNMYFSAWSHNVISNAVGLCTDLKMGEYLKIPPRVMFLTQIYGTVLGGFINYAVMISIVSGNRDLLADSDGNSSWSGASIQSYNTNATSWALAKYLYGAGSKYYLVPIGLAVGAGLVAVHRLIAYFIPRIRGFELKEINLPQFIQYAGFIPYNQSQTCVIFSWILSGFFTQFYLRNYKPRIFKEYMYLVTGAFDGASLFVLFILSFAVFGAGGKAVPFPQWWGNNSGGTLDHCPVPE, from the exons ATGGCCACCGACAACGTCGTTTTCGATGGTTCCAGCCCCGTCGAAGGCAAGGTGGTTGCGGTTCCCAGCCATGAGATCAATGAGAAGAACGCCCACGGCTCCGAGAGCAAAATAGCTGCCAAGGGAAATGAGCTGGATTATGAGATTAATGCTGCTCCTACGTTGTCTGATGGTGAGGAGCCGGAAAAGAGTTCAGATAACGAGGatgccatcatcgtcactggTTTCGACGCCGCACAGCACTTGCTGCCACTCCGGGACGACTTTGAGCCTGCCCTGACCTTTCGAAGCATCTTCCTGGCATCATGTCTCTCTGCATTCCAGGCTGTAATGAGTCAGATTTATTCT TTCAAACCGACCCAAGTCACCATCTCAGGCACATTCATCGTTCTGATTGCCTACTTTGTTGGCAATGCATGGGCAACCTTTCTCCCTCGAGGTGACCATCAAGAGGCACGATGGAGGCAACGAAATGGGCAGGGCAACCTCCCTCTATGGATTAAGATTGTCCGCTTCATCAACCCTGGCCCATGGAACCTCAAAGAGCACGCCGTCTGTTCGATTACCGCCACGTCGGCGTCCAACGCCGCTGCCAGTATCACGGTGTTCACGGCCCAGGATCTCTTTTACGATTTACCCTTAAGTCCAACGACCATAGTGCTAAGCGTCATCTCAATTGGTTTATTCGGCTATGGCATATGTGGAGTTTTGCGTCCAATCTGTGTCTGGCACGTCGAATCCGTTTTCTGGAGTAGTCTTCCCACCGTCAAGACTCTTCAGGGGCTCCATTGGCAGGAGTTGAAAAGCTCCAAGCCTCTTCGTGTCTTCTGGTATAGTTTCATTGGCATGGGCGTTTACGAGTTCTTCCCTGCCTACATATTCCCATGGTTGAACTCCGTGTCTATCCCTTGCTTAGCCTCCATGCATGCTGCCGGTGACAAGGCCGCGATTCTAACCAATCTATTTGGCGGTGCGACCAATAACGAGGGTTTGGGTCTTTTTACTCTGTCATTGGATTGGCAATAT ATTACGTCCTTCCAGACCTCCCTGCCCCTGAAGCTACAACTCCACCAAGCCAccggcttcttcgtctgttTCATAGCAATGCTCGGCATTTACTACACAAATGCCTGGGACGCGAAATCGCAACCATTCATGTCTACCCGACTCCGAACCGAGGCCGGCAAAGCATACCCCACAGCAAAGGTCTTTGTTGGCGGTATTCTTGACAAAACAGCTTTGGCCAAGTATGGCATACCTCGACTGACAGGAAGTTTCGCCTATGCCATGTTTATGGCAAACGCAGCT ATTGGTGCCTTGATCGCCCACTGCGCGCTCTTCTGGGGCAAAGATTTCGTCAAAGCATACAAGAGTGCCAGGGCAGGACGATACGACGACCGCCATCACGTACACATGGTGAAGCATTACAAAGAGGCTCCCTGGTGGTGGTATATCATTGTTCTTGTCTTCAGTTTTGTGCTTGGCCTGGTTGTCGTGATCAAGGAGAACGTTACCCTTCCCGTATGGGCGTACGTCGTCGCCCTCCTCGTCGGATGCATCATAGCACCTCTG AGCACTCTTCTTTTGGCTCGTTTCGGAAATGGCATCGCCACGAACAACTTGTCCAAGATGTTGGCCGGTCTGATGATTCCCGAGCGTCCCATTGGAAACATGTATTTCTCTGCCTGGTCACACAACGTGATTAGCAACGCCGTCGGTCTCTGCACAGATTTGAAGATGGGCGAATACC TCAAGATTCCCCCTCGTGTCATGTTCCTCACTCAGATCTACGGCACAGTCCTAGGCGGATTCATCAACTACGCTGTCATGATTTCCATCGTCAGTGGTAACCGCGACCTTCTCGCCGACTCTGACGGCAACTCATCCTGGAGTGGTGCAAGCATTCAATCCTACAATACAAACGCTACCTCCTGGGCACTGGCCAAGTATCTGTATGGAGCTGGCTCAAAATATTACCTGGTTCCAATTGGCCTAGCAGTCGGCGCTGGACTCGTCGCTGTGCATCGGCTCATCGCATAC tTCATTCCCAGAATTCGGGGCTTCGAACTTAAGGAAATTAACTTGCCTCAGTTTATCCAATACGCCGGATTCATTCCCTACAATCAGTCCCAGACGTGCGTAATTTTTAGCTGGATTTTGAGCGGCTTCTTTACACAGTTCTATCTTCGAAACTACAAGCCACGTATCTTCAAGGAGTACATGTATCTAGTTACTGGTGCTTTCGATGGCGCCAGCCTTTTCGTGCTCTTCATCTTATCCTTTGCAGTGTTTGGTGCTGGTGGGAAGGCCGTTCCATTCCCGCAGTGGTGGGGGAATAATTCTGGTGGCACACTTGATCATTGCCCAGTGCCCGAGTAA